The following are encoded in a window of Bacteroidales bacterium genomic DNA:
- a CDS encoding dehydrogenase: protein MIIRSKAPLRLGLAGGGSDVSPYSDIHGGAILNATISMYAYSTIKPRFNEKIVIYSVDKNQIVEFDSKKILPIDGKLDLLKGVYNRIIKDFIKQPLSFELTTFVDAPPGSGLGSSSTLVVAVIGAFVEWLKLPLGEYDIAHLAYEIERIDLGMAGGKQDQYAATFGGVNYMEFYDNDKVIVNPLRIHEKYLDELSYNLILYNTETSRLSSKIIEAQVENVKQSNEKSIEAMHKVKEQSALMKEAILKGNLNDVGKLIDAGWQHKKKMAKGITNELIDEIYETAINAGANGGKVTGAGGGGFITFYCPNNSRYKVIEALKKFGGRIKNYEFTSKGLTTWSI from the coding sequence ATGATAATCCGTAGTAAAGCTCCATTACGATTAGGTTTAGCTGGCGGCGGTTCAGATGTTTCGCCTTATTCTGATATTCATGGCGGAGCTATTTTAAATGCTACAATCAGCATGTACGCATACTCCACAATCAAACCGCGTTTCAACGAAAAAATAGTAATTTATTCGGTAGACAAAAATCAAATTGTAGAATTTGATTCAAAAAAAATATTGCCGATTGACGGAAAGCTTGATTTACTGAAAGGCGTTTACAACAGAATTATAAAGGACTTTATAAAACAACCCCTATCTTTCGAATTAACTACTTTCGTTGATGCTCCTCCGGGTTCGGGGCTTGGAAGTTCTTCAACTCTTGTCGTTGCCGTTATAGGCGCATTTGTTGAATGGTTGAAATTACCACTTGGCGAATATGACATCGCTCATCTTGCTTATGAAATTGAAAGAATTGACCTTGGCATGGCGGGCGGTAAACAAGACCAATATGCGGCAACATTCGGCGGTGTGAATTACATGGAGTTTTATGATAATGACAAAGTAATTGTAAACCCATTAAGGATTCATGAAAAATATCTCGATGAATTATCATACAATCTGATTCTTTACAACACCGAAACAAGCCGTCTTTCATCAAAAATTATCGAAGCGCAGGTGGAAAATGTAAAACAAAGCAATGAAAAGTCAATTGAGGCAATGCACAAAGTAAAAGAACAATCGGCTTTGATGAAAGAAGCAATCTTAAAAGGAAACCTGAACGATGTCGGAAAACTTATCGATGCGGGCTGGCAGCACAAAAAGAAAATGGCAAAAGGAATAACAAACGAACTTATTGACGAAATTTATGAAACTGCAATAAATGCAGGAGCCAACGGCGGCAAGGTAACCGGTGCCGGCGGCGGCGGCTTTATCACTTTTTATTGCCCGAATAATTCAAGATATAAAGTTATTGAGGCACTAAAAAAATTCGGCGGCAGAATAAAAAATTACGAATTCACATCAAAAGGACTTACCACCTGGAGTATTTAG
- a CDS encoding T9SS type A sorting domain-containing protein, producing MKKNQFFTSLAIALFMLLLSTVKVQSQKQGWTISNDPFKSNVFVENLGQFNTWAKTPSPAKYVVSNNDLIFFTDKGVTFKLKEVITRSEEENEEIERGEKSMPEPKTYYINMQWDNCNPNATIEVSEQSEGYYTFGEKGYENIKAKGYKKLVYKNLYPGIDAEYIIPEKGGIKYSLIVQPNADLSVVKMSYTGDVEKIKTDNEGNISIKTEAGDITDHTPQSFYKDSRANVTSMFELKDNIVSFQLKAQSSKLEAIVVDPWTTTPFSGNTKALNVDYDDFGNVYISGGDYAAQLSKIAKYPPSGVAPIYVYTCPSGWESSAGYSYGKPTIIRHSGTVVKSEGAVNFMSAPYVRILKLNTAGIMSGPYNTVSPNVQQEMWCMLYNNCTNKLYGFGGGVPSGNNLQILDTSIVSLEVKNVNVFNGKSSNDVVNAVFDDNGDAYIIFASLLAPQGPGTYPDNYLMKSMGPNYNAPELFSVPTGYAFNEAKNLNYIFELSSPTATLSSNLFNCLAVNKNYLFSYDGKTLKAWNKSTGAVLGSIVVDASYLERRRAGIAADECDNVYVGGTTKVHIFNFNGSAFTPENTITANITGEVYDVTLDKSRSILMVCGKGFLTTLNAPASCNKLITKDSVSGTCTNATACVTVISGGTPPYTYNWSTGATTNCIYNVPGDTYLVTITDNSSAIHIDTLKTMAININMTPVQVTCNGRCDGSAVASPSNGIPPYTFTWSNGGTGASITNLCEGTYTISITDSTGCTGTNSTIITASIPNIIVTAGTICNGNCANISATGGATYTWNTSPEQYGSAINVCPTTATNYLVTGTDATGCTNTSSAIVTVYTNPTVVLNGGTITQGQSITLCASGAGTYTWDTSQTGSCITVSPTVNTTYSVTGTDANGCIGTCSNVVTITVGVKEIVGNDIGLNIYPNPTYRFIIIEKNNNKPDKYILTLKNIQGREVLSEKIIFTNTYKLDLTNVANGMYFLTLQNDKGHYVNKVVVQK from the coding sequence ATGAAAAAAAATCAATTTTTTACAAGTTTAGCGATAGCATTATTTATGTTGCTTTTATCCACTGTGAAAGTGCAATCACAAAAGCAGGGATGGACTATTAGCAATGACCCTTTTAAATCCAATGTTTTCGTAGAAAACCTCGGGCAGTTTAATACGTGGGCTAAAACACCTTCGCCTGCTAAATACGTGGTTAGTAATAATGACCTCATCTTTTTTACAGATAAAGGAGTTACCTTTAAATTAAAAGAAGTCATAACTCGCAGTGAAGAAGAAAATGAGGAAATTGAGCGTGGAGAAAAATCCATGCCCGAACCAAAAACTTATTATATAAATATGCAATGGGATAACTGCAACCCCAATGCAACCATTGAAGTAAGCGAACAATCCGAAGGATATTACACATTCGGAGAAAAAGGATATGAAAATATAAAAGCTAAAGGATACAAAAAACTTGTTTACAAAAATCTTTATCCCGGAATAGATGCAGAATATATAATTCCCGAAAAAGGAGGAATAAAATATTCATTAATTGTTCAGCCGAATGCTGACCTGAGTGTTGTAAAAATGAGCTATACCGGTGATGTAGAAAAGATAAAAACAGATAATGAAGGAAACATTTCAATAAAAACAGAAGCAGGCGACATAACCGACCACACCCCGCAAAGCTTTTATAAAGACAGCAGAGCAAATGTAACTTCAATGTTTGAATTAAAAGATAACATCGTTTCTTTTCAACTCAAAGCTCAAAGCTCAAAGCTCGAAGCTATTGTTGTAGACCCATGGACCACCACTCCTTTCAGCGGAAACACCAAAGCATTAAATGTTGACTATGACGATTTTGGTAATGTTTATATTTCGGGTGGTGATTACGCAGCTCAACTAAGTAAAATTGCAAAGTATCCTCCTTCAGGAGTAGCTCCGATATACGTTTATACTTGCCCTTCCGGATGGGAATCCTCAGCCGGTTATTCTTATGGTAAGCCAACAATTATAAGGCATTCAGGTACTGTTGTTAAATCAGAAGGAGCCGTAAATTTTATGTCTGCTCCTTATGTAAGAATACTTAAATTAAATACAGCGGGGATAATGTCGGGACCATATAACACTGTTTCACCAAACGTACAGCAGGAAATGTGGTGCATGCTTTATAATAATTGTACAAATAAATTATATGGTTTTGGCGGAGGTGTACCATCAGGCAATAATTTACAGATACTTGATACAAGCATTGTAAGCTTAGAGGTGAAAAATGTTAATGTTTTTAACGGCAAATCGAGTAATGATGTTGTGAATGCAGTTTTTGATGATAATGGTGATGCCTATATAATATTTGCATCTTTACTTGCACCACAGGGACCGGGAACATACCCCGACAATTACTTAATGAAAAGCATGGGACCAAATTATAATGCACCTGAATTATTTTCAGTACCCACAGGATACGCATTTAATGAAGCTAAAAATCTTAATTATATTTTTGAGTTAAGCAGTCCCACTGCTACTTTAAGCTCAAACTTATTTAATTGCTTAGCAGTAAACAAAAACTATTTATTCAGTTATGATGGAAAAACATTGAAGGCATGGAATAAAAGCACAGGAGCAGTGCTTGGCAGCATAGTTGTTGATGCTTCTTATCTCGAAAGAAGAAGAGCAGGTATTGCTGCAGACGAATGCGATAATGTATATGTGGGAGGAACAACCAAAGTACATATATTCAACTTTAATGGAAGTGCTTTCACTCCTGAAAATACTATAACAGCTAATATCACAGGAGAAGTTTATGATGTTACTCTTGATAAATCAAGAAGCATATTAATGGTATGTGGAAAAGGTTTTTTAACAACACTTAATGCACCCGCCTCATGTAACAAATTAATAACAAAAGACAGTGTCAGCGGAACATGCACAAATGCAACGGCATGCGTAACTGTTATAAGCGGAGGAACACCTCCTTATACATATAACTGGAGCACTGGTGCTACAACTAATTGTATTTACAACGTCCCGGGAGACACTTATTTAGTAACCATTACTGATAATTCCTCTGCGATACATATTGATACTTTGAAAACCATGGCAATCAACATAAACATGACCCCGGTTCAAGTTACATGCAATGGGAGATGTGATGGTTCGGCTGTTGCAAGTCCTTCCAATGGCATACCGCCTTACACTTTTACATGGTCAAACGGCGGAACAGGAGCATCTATCACTAACCTATGCGAAGGAACATATACGATTTCCATTACAGATTCAACAGGTTGCACCGGTACGAACTCAACCATAATTACTGCTTCGATACCTAATATCATTGTTACAGCAGGAACGATATGTAATGGGAATTGTGCAAATATTTCTGCTACCGGAGGAGCTACTTACACATGGAATACTTCACCTGAACAATACGGTAGTGCAATAAATGTTTGTCCAACAACAGCCACAAATTATTTGGTTACAGGCACAGATGCAACCGGATGTACAAATACTTCTTCTGCAATAGTTACAGTTTATACGAACCCAACCGTTGTTTTGAATGGAGGAACAATAACACAAGGACAATCAATAACATTATGTGCAAGTGGAGCCGGTACATATACATGGGATACATCGCAAACAGGTTCTTGTATTACTGTTTCGCCAACAGTAAATACAACATATTCGGTAACAGGGACAGATGCAAACGGCTGCATCGGTACATGTTCAAATGTAGTTACAATTACGGTTGGCGTAAAAGAAATTGTTGGCAATGACATTGGGTTGAATATTTATCCTAATCCTACATACAGATTTATTATTATTGAAAAAAACAATAACAAACCGGATAAATATATTTTAACTTTAAAAAACATACAAGGGCGGGAAGTATTATCAGAAAAAATTATATTTACCAATACTTATAAATTAGATTTAACAAATGTTGCAAATGGCATGTACTTTTTAACATTGCAAAATGATAAAGGACATTATGTAAATAAAGTTGTGGTGCAGAAGTAA
- a CDS encoding VWA domain-containing protein has product MLSKYIKLSAILFFLSVSFIFAQQKKDIKPPLKINQLTRILFIFDASYSMNGMWQSDTKIAIAKKLLGELLDSLKQIESYENIEVALRVYGHQKPVPPQDCDDTRLEISFSKKNYDRIKNKLKTIVPKGTTPIAQTLMAAAGDFTPCQECRNVIILITDGLEECKGDPCAVSQELQKKGIFLKPFVIGIGLKDKSSLDCVGSYFDAEDEETFKSILNVIITQVLNTTTAQVNLLDIHGKPTETDVNMTFYDINTGNAKYNFIHTINYRGNPDTLRIDHLPMYKIFVHTIPPVSKDSVKLTQGIHNIIGIDAPQGYLTLRVQGLNDYKQVLQCIVRKAGEMATLNVQGFNQTVKYIVGKYDLEVLCLPRLIIKDVKISQSTTTTVDIPQPGIATVIMRTPGIANIFLLDKKELKFVCNINPTATQESFLLEPGNYKLVYRARNSKEVINTIEKIFKVEAGSSININIF; this is encoded by the coding sequence ATGTTGAGCAAATACATTAAACTATCAGCAATTTTATTTTTTCTTTCAGTTTCTTTTATTTTTGCACAACAAAAAAAAGACATTAAACCACCGCTTAAAATAAATCAACTCACAAGAATACTTTTTATTTTTGATGCGTCATACAGCATGAACGGAATGTGGCAAAGCGATACCAAAATTGCAATTGCCAAAAAACTTTTAGGTGAACTCCTCGACAGTTTAAAGCAAATTGAATCTTATGAAAATATTGAAGTTGCACTGCGTGTTTATGGTCATCAAAAACCGGTTCCTCCGCAGGATTGCGATGACACCCGACTTGAAATTTCTTTCAGTAAAAAAAATTATGACCGCATAAAAAATAAATTAAAAACAATTGTTCCCAAAGGCACAACTCCTATAGCACAAACGCTTATGGCAGCAGCCGGCGACTTTACTCCCTGTCAGGAATGCAGAAATGTAATTATTTTAATAACCGATGGACTTGAAGAATGTAAGGGCGACCCATGTGCCGTTTCTCAGGAATTGCAAAAAAAAGGAATTTTTCTTAAGCCATTTGTTATCGGTATCGGATTAAAAGATAAATCTTCTCTTGATTGCGTTGGAAGTTACTTCGATGCTGAAGATGAAGAAACTTTTAAAAGCATACTTAATGTTATTATCACTCAGGTTTTAAATACAACAACTGCTCAGGTTAATCTGCTCGACATACATGGCAAACCAACCGAAACAGATGTAAACATGACTTTTTATGATATTAATACCGGAAATGCAAAATATAATTTCATACACACAATTAACTATCGCGGAAATCCCGATACATTGAGAATTGACCATTTGCCAATGTATAAGATTTTTGTTCATACAATTCCTCCTGTTTCAAAAGACAGTGTAAAACTTACTCAAGGAATACACAATATTATAGGCATTGATGCTCCGCAAGGTTATCTTACATTAAGAGTTCAAGGGCTTAATGATTATAAACAAGTTTTACAATGCATTGTTCGCAAAGCCGGTGAAATGGCAACATTGAATGTTCAGGGTTTTAATCAAACCGTAAAATACATTGTAGGAAAATATGACCTTGAAGTTCTTTGTCTGCCACGTTTGATAATTAAAGATGTGAAAATTTCACAAAGCACAACAACAACAGTAGATATTCCGCAGCCGGGAATAGCAACCGTAATCATGCGCACACCCGGAATAGCAAACATTTTTCTGCTTGATAAAAAAGAACTGAAATTTGTTTGCAATATAAATCCAACTGCAACACAGGAATCTTTTCTGCTTGAACCCGGCAATTACAAGCTCGTTTACAGAGCAAGAAATTCTAAAGAAGTTATAAATACAATTGAAAAAATATTTAAAGTTGAAGCTGGTTCTTCAATTAATATTAATATTTTCTAA
- a CDS encoding transketolase — translation MTTQELNDICVQVRRDILRMTYEAQSGHPGGSLGCVEFFTALYFKFLNHNPKKFSMDGINEDLFFLSNGHISPVWYSVLARAGYFEINKLSTYRKLGSQLQGHPTTDKKLNGIRISSGSLGQGLSAAIGAALTKKLNNDKSIVYCLTGDGELQEGQIWEAAMFASAKKVDNIIVTVDNNKLQIDGSTDNVCSLGNLNDKWKTFGWHVIEAENGNNIECVISKLQEAKLQTNKGIPVVILLKTIMGKGIDFMENNHKWHGTPPNKEQFEKAIVQLKETLGDF, via the coding sequence ATGACGACTCAGGAATTAAATGACATTTGCGTTCAGGTAAGACGCGATATTCTCAGAATGACTTACGAAGCACAATCAGGACATCCGGGCGGTTCGCTTGGTTGCGTTGAATTTTTTACTGCTCTATATTTTAAATTTTTAAATCATAATCCGAAGAAATTTTCGATGGACGGAATAAATGAAGATTTATTTTTTCTGTCGAACGGTCATATTTCACCTGTTTGGTACAGCGTTCTGGCACGTGCCGGATATTTTGAAATAAATAAATTATCAACATACAGAAAACTCGGTTCGCAATTGCAGGGACACCCAACAACCGACAAAAAACTAAACGGAATACGAATTTCTTCAGGTTCACTCGGGCAAGGATTATCGGCTGCAATTGGCGCTGCATTGACAAAAAAACTCAACAACGACAAGTCCATTGTGTATTGCCTCACTGGTGATGGCGAATTGCAGGAAGGTCAGATTTGGGAAGCAGCAATGTTTGCCTCCGCAAAAAAAGTTGATAATATTATTGTAACAGTTGATAATAACAAATTACAAATTGACGGCTCAACAGATAATGTGTGTTCTCTTGGTAATTTAAATGATAAATGGAAAACATTCGGCTGGCATGTTATTGAAGCGGAAAATGGCAATAATATCGAATGTGTGATTTCAAAACTGCAAGAAGCAAAACTACAAACCAATAAAGGAATTCCGGTTGTCATATTGCTTAAAACAATTATGGGGAAAGGAATTGATTTCATGGAAAACAACCACAAATGGCACGGAACTCCACCAAACAAAGAACAATTTGAAAAAGCTATTGTTCAGTTAAAGGAAACGCTTGGGGATTTCTAA
- the dapA gene encoding 4-hydroxy-tetrahydrodipicolinate synthase: protein MTNKFKGTGAAIVTPFNNDGSVDFKSFEKIIEHIIAGKCEYMVVSGTTGESPVISKEEKDEITKFAIEKINSRVPIVLGIGGNNTKEVANSINRTDYKIDAVLSVCPYYNKPQQQGIFEHYKTIANDSPYPIMIYNVPGRSGVNIKSETTLKIANEIEKIIAVKEASGDLYQMAQVIKNKPKDFLVISGDDSMTLPLMSIGGDGVISVIANAYPKSYSDMVRFCLEENFSEARKIHLKLSDMMNALFADGSPAGVKAALSIKGLCQNNLRLPNVKVNEQTFELIKKLDKEI from the coding sequence ATGACAAACAAATTTAAAGGAACGGGAGCTGCAATAGTTACTCCTTTTAATAACGACGGAAGTGTAGATTTCAAATCATTTGAAAAAATAATTGAACACATTATTGCCGGAAAATGCGAATATATGGTTGTATCGGGAACAACCGGAGAATCTCCTGTAATTTCAAAAGAAGAAAAAGACGAAATAACAAAATTTGCAATAGAAAAAATAAATAGTAGAGTTCCTATTGTACTTGGTATTGGCGGAAATAACACAAAAGAAGTTGCAAACAGCATTAATCGCACAGATTATAAAATTGATGCCGTCCTGTCGGTTTGCCCGTATTACAACAAACCGCAGCAGCAGGGAATATTTGAACATTACAAAACAATTGCAAACGATAGCCCCTACCCCATTATGATTTATAATGTACCAGGACGTTCGGGAGTTAACATTAAATCCGAAACAACTTTAAAAATTGCAAATGAAATTGAGAAAATTATTGCAGTAAAAGAAGCATCGGGAGATTTGTATCAGATGGCGCAGGTTATAAAAAACAAACCAAAAGATTTTCTCGTAATTTCCGGCGATGATTCAATGACACTGCCTTTGATGTCAATCGGTGGAGATGGCGTTATTTCTGTTATTGCCAATGCATATCCAAAATCATATTCCGACATGGTAAGATTTTGTTTAGAAGAAAATTTTTCGGAAGCAAGAAAAATACATCTTAAATTATCAGACATGATGAATGCCTTATTTGCTGACGGCAGCCCTGCTGGAGTAAAAGCGGCACTTTCAATAAAAGGACTTTGTCAAAACAATCTTAGATTACCCAATGTAAAAGTCAATGAACAAACATTCGAACTGATTAAAAAATTAGATAAAGAAATTTAA
- a CDS encoding transketolase C-terminal domain-containing protein, which translates to MKKITYTEEKDTRSGFGEGLLELGKTNPNVVALCADLTGSLKMDAFAKEFPDRFIQVGIAEANMICIAAGMTIGGKIPFAGSFANFVTGRVYDQIRQSVAYSNKNVKICASHAGITLGEDGATHQILEDLGLMKMLPNMTVINTCDFNQTKAATIAIAKHTGPVYLRFGRPKVPNFTLPNQKFEIGKAIMLNEGKDVTIFATGHLVWQAIEAGFILEQKGIAPEIINIHTIKPLDVSAVIQSVKKTGCVVTAEEHMRNGGLGDSIAQLLSMNYPVPVEMIAVNDKFGESGKPEELMVKYGLDATNIAEAAQKAISRKIT; encoded by the coding sequence ATGAAAAAAATAACATACACTGAAGAGAAAGATACGAGAAGCGGTTTCGGAGAGGGCTTGCTTGAACTCGGAAAAACAAATCCTAATGTTGTTGCATTATGTGCCGACCTAACCGGTTCACTAAAAATGGATGCTTTCGCCAAAGAGTTTCCCGATAGATTTATTCAGGTCGGCATTGCAGAAGCAAATATGATTTGTATTGCAGCAGGCATGACTATCGGCGGTAAAATTCCTTTTGCCGGAAGCTTTGCAAATTTTGTAACAGGAAGAGTGTATGACCAGATACGGCAATCGGTTGCATATTCAAACAAAAATGTAAAAATATGTGCTTCGCATGCGGGAATAACACTTGGCGAAGACGGAGCAACTCATCAGATTCTGGAAGATTTGGGGTTAATGAAAATGCTTCCGAACATGACAGTAATAAATACCTGCGACTTCAACCAAACAAAAGCTGCAACAATTGCAATTGCCAAACATACGGGACCGGTTTATCTTCGCTTCGGCAGACCGAAAGTTCCGAACTTCACTCTTCCAAATCAGAAATTTGAAATCGGAAAAGCAATAATGCTAAATGAAGGAAAAGATGTTACGATATTTGCCACAGGACATCTGGTATGGCAAGCCATTGAAGCAGGTTTTATTCTTGAACAAAAAGGCATTGCTCCCGAAATAATAAATATTCACACCATTAAACCTTTGGATGTTTCAGCAGTCATACAATCGGTAAAAAAAACCGGATGTGTTGTTACGGCAGAAGAACACATGCGAAACGGAGGTTTAGGCGACAGTATTGCGCAATTGCTTTCAATGAATTATCCTGTTCCTGTGGAAATGATTGCCGTTAACGACAAATTCGGTGAAAGCGGCAAACCGGAAGAACTTATGGTTAAATATGGACTTGATGCAACAAACATTGCGGAAGCTGCTCAAAAAGCAATTTCACGAAAAATAACCTAG
- the gatD gene encoding Glu-tRNA(Gln) amidotransferase subunit GatD, whose product MSEDIFQGYKGQALEVLKKFNVRVWGQTEIETTRGKFKGTVLPRSENDDDKHIVLKIITGYNVGIDIETVKSMKETGYKKANYKIPEKEFPYTEGLPKVKLFGTGGTIASRLDYRTGAVIPAFSPGELYGAVPELADICNLDTEKLFAVFSENMGPEQYKKLAIAIGKEIEKGIDGIIIGHGTDTLHHTAAAITFMVQNSPVPIVLVGSQRSSDRPSSDAALNLMHAATAAGHGDIAEVMVCMFGPTSDEYGLLHRGTRVRKMHSSYRSTFRTIGDTPLATVTRKGVKPIKSIYNHRRKDNNVKILPFFEEKVAMIYYYTNMQPDMIDSLVDNGYKGIIIIGTGLGHVNKPLYPAIERATKKGVVIFMTVQTLWGYVHMFVYDTGRDLMSKGVVPLANMLPEVAYIKLGWTLGQTSDIEEVKKMMLTPINDEITEREPYNGYLVYQGGVPEVEEFIRKVHK is encoded by the coding sequence ATGAGCGAAGATATATTTCAGGGATATAAGGGACAAGCTCTTGAAGTGTTGAAAAAATTCAATGTGAGAGTTTGGGGACAGACAGAAATTGAAACCACACGCGGAAAATTCAAAGGCACTGTATTGCCTCGTTCCGAGAACGATGATGATAAACATATTGTTCTGAAAATTATTACCGGTTACAATGTCGGGATTGATATTGAAACGGTAAAAAGCATGAAAGAAACCGGTTACAAAAAAGCGAATTATAAAATACCCGAAAAAGAATTTCCCTACACCGAAGGATTACCAAAAGTAAAATTATTCGGAACAGGAGGAACAATTGCTTCGCGCCTTGATTACAGAACAGGTGCCGTAATTCCTGCATTTTCTCCCGGCGAATTATACGGGGCGGTTCCCGAACTTGCCGACATCTGCAATCTTGATACAGAAAAACTCTTTGCTGTTTTCAGCGAAAATATGGGACCCGAGCAATATAAAAAACTCGCAATTGCAATAGGTAAAGAAATAGAAAAAGGAATTGACGGAATTATAATTGGTCATGGCACCGACACTCTTCACCACACTGCCGCTGCAATAACATTCATGGTTCAGAATTCACCGGTTCCAATTGTACTTGTGGGTTCACAGCGTTCATCCGACCGTCCTTCTTCCGATGCCGCACTTAATTTAATGCATGCCGCAACAGCAGCAGGTCATGGCGACATTGCCGAAGTCATGGTTTGCATGTTCGGTCCCACTTCCGATGAATACGGACTGCTACACAGAGGTACAAGAGTAAGAAAAATGCACTCATCGTATCGTTCAACATTCAGAACTATCGGCGATACTCCTTTGGCTACAGTTACCAGAAAAGGTGTGAAACCCATAAAATCCATATACAATCACAGAAGAAAAGATAACAATGTTAAAATTCTTCCTTTTTTTGAAGAAAAAGTTGCAATGATATATTATTATACCAACATGCAGCCCGACATGATAGATTCATTGGTAGATAATGGATATAAAGGAATAATTATTATAGGAACAGGACTTGGTCATGTAAATAAACCATTGTATCCTGCAATTGAAAGGGCAACAAAAAAAGGAGTGGTTATATTCATGACTGTTCAAACTCTTTGGGGATATGTTCACATGTTCGTTTATGATACAGGAAGAGATTTAATGTCAAAAGGAGTAGTGCCTCTGGCAAACATGCTCCCTGAAGTTGCATATATAAAACTTGGCTGGACATTGGGACAAACAAGCGATATTGAAGAAGTAAAAAAAATGATGCTGACTCCTATAAATGATGAAATAACCGAAAGAGAACCATATAACGGTTATCTTGTTTATCAGGGAGGAGTTCCGGAAGTGGAAGAATTTATAAGAAAAGTTCATAAATAA
- a CDS encoding Nramp family divalent metal transporter: MFKFPKILSKEGHNPKLGGLEILKYIGPGLLVTAGFIDPGNWAVNVEAGSTFGYSLLWVVTFSTLMLIVVQHNAAHLGIATGYCLSEATAIYIKPKFSKIIIITAVLASVSTAIAAILGCAIGLQMLFGMPIWLGASISTICAFILLFTNSYKSIESWIIAFVSIIGISFIYELNLIDIKWTESVVSIVKPGFPHGSLIIIASIIGSVIMPHNLYLHSEIIQSRQWNRESKQTIRKQLNYEFFDTLFSMIIGWAINCAMIILAAAIFFENKIVVNELQQAKAVLTPLLGTNASVVFAVALIFAGFSSSITAGIAGGSMFSGFFKEPYDIKDYHTKIGVCVTLFFALIIIFITGNPFSTLIYSQTFLCIQLPISIFSLIYMTSSKKVMGEYVNKKRITVVILIIAILVTALNFGLVLNIF, translated from the coding sequence ATGTTTAAATTTCCCAAAATATTAAGCAAAGAAGGGCATAATCCAAAGTTAGGAGGACTTGAAATTCTAAAGTATATTGGTCCCGGTTTGCTTGTTACTGCCGGTTTTATCGACCCCGGTAATTGGGCGGTGAATGTTGAAGCGGGCTCGACTTTCGGATATTCATTATTGTGGGTTGTAACATTTTCAACATTAATGCTTATTGTAGTTCAGCATAATGCAGCTCACCTCGGAATCGCAACAGGCTATTGTCTTTCGGAAGCCACAGCAATTTATATTAAACCTAAATTTTCAAAAATAATTATTATTACCGCAGTATTGGCTTCTGTATCTACTGCCATTGCCGCAATTTTGGGATGTGCAATAGGATTACAAATGCTTTTTGGAATGCCAATATGGCTCGGAGCTTCGATTTCTACGATTTGTGCATTTATTCTGCTCTTTACTAATTCTTATAAAAGTATTGAAAGCTGGATTATAGCATTTGTTTCAATTATCGGTATCTCTTTTATTTATGAATTAAATTTAATTGATATTAAATGGACTGAATCTGTTGTTAGTATTGTAAAACCAGGTTTCCCGCACGGTTCGCTTATAATTATTGCAAGCATTATTGGCTCTGTTATCATGCCACATAACTTGTATCTTCATTCTGAAATTATTCAAAGCAGGCAATGGAATAGGGAATCGAAACAAACAATCCGCAAACAATTAAATTATGAATTTTTTGATACTCTGTTTTCGATGATTATCGGGTGGGCTATTAATTGCGCCATGATAATTCTTGCAGCAGCAATATTTTTCGAAAATAAAATTGTAGTTAATGAATTACAACAAGCAAAAGCTGTTCTCACGCCATTGCTCGGAACAAATGCTTCAGTTGTTTTTGCGGTAGCACTCATATTTGCCGGATTTTCATCAAGCATAACGGCAGGAATAGCAGGAGGGAGCATGTTTTCGGGATTTTTCAAAGAACCTTATGATATTAAAGATTACCATACAAAGATTGGTGTATGCGTAACCCTTTTCTTTGCTCTGATTATAATTTTCATTACAGGAAATCCTTTTAGTACACTAATTTATTCACAAACTTTTTTGTGCATTCAGTTACCTATAAGTATTTTTTCACTTATTTACATGACTTCCTCAAAAAAAGTTATGGGAGAATATGTAAACAAAAAAAGAATAACCGTAGTTATCCTTATAATTGCAATTCTTGTTACTGCTTTGAATTTCGGATTGGTACTGAATATTTTTTAA